The following is a genomic window from Mus caroli chromosome 17, CAROLI_EIJ_v1.1, whole genome shotgun sequence.
GCTCACAAAACTGTCAAAAGAGagaattattttctcttaaaacCTGCCTTCCAAAACCTCCTCTGCATTTTTGCCACCCTGATTTCTTTGTCTAAAGTATCTTTTCTGTCGGTTGGGGAATTCTGTGAGGTCTCAGTTTAGTAGCCGCTTAAGCATCTGAAAGTGTTGCTTGTACTCAGTCCTGAGTGATTAGTGCCCTTGATTATTCTTGGCTGTCAGTCTAGCCATTGTTTCCTGggttctgaatttctttttttttttttttttttttttttttgttttgttttgttttttcgagacagggtttctctgtgtagccctggctgtcctggcactcactttgtaNNNNNNNNNNNggcactcactttgtagaccaggctggcctagaactcagaaatccgcctgcctctgcctcccgagtgctgggattaaaggcgtgcgccaccacgcccggtgggTTCTGAATTTCTTAAGGGTGGGAACTATGTGTTTTGGTTCTGCATGGCCTCATTAAATATTCAGAAGATGGGAGATGGGTGGATAAAATCCCCAAGGATTCAGGGCTTATTTGCAGCTTATATGGTAGGGATTAGGtgtttttggttttcagtttccAAAATGTAAGACTGGAAGGCCTTGGACACCATAGTTTGGTTAGGTTAAATACTGTGGGCTTCGTGATGATGTGGAAGCGGGATGAGCCACTCCAGGACCAGGATGCCACACACACTGGCCCTGGAATCAGGCCCTGGTTGACAGACCTCTCTTCTCACTGACCTCTCTCCTTTCCAGAAAAAGGCATTGCTGGCTCTGAAGAAGCAGAGCAGCAGCGGCCCAGCAAGCCAGGGCGGTGTCAAACGCTgtaagtgacagagacagagagtccaGGGGGCAGCAGCAGAGGGCTTCCCTCCACAGCCAGCATAATGaatgcctctctccttccccctccctctctccccagcaCTGTCAGAGCAGCCTGTGGTGGACACtgccacagcaacagaacaggcCAAACAACTGGTGAAGTCAGGAGCCATCAGTGCCATCAAGGCTGAAACTAAGAACTCAGGCTTCAAACGTTCTCGGACCCTGGAAGGGAAGTTAAAGGTGAGCACACAGGAAGATTGTCTGGGGCGTCCTGGCATCAGCTGGAaggtggtgggtgggggaagtCATGCATGTTCACATATGAGCAAGCTGTGCTGTTCTGAGTTTAGGGTTCttgttccttgagacagggtctgactgtaCTCATGAAGTCAAGTGAtactctggcctcagcctcagaagTAGTGTTTGCCACCACAGCCCACTGGAGCACTAGGTTTCTGTCTATTACAAAGAaacctgagccgggcgtggtggcacatgcctttaatcccagcacttgtggggcacaggcaggtggatttctgagtttgaggccagcctggtctNNNNNNNNNNNgatttctgagtttgaggccagcctggtctacagagtgagttccaggacagccagggctatacagaaaaaccctgtctcgaaaaaaaaaaaaaaaaaaaaagcctgggtGATGCCCACGTCTCTTTTCCATATTTGTGCTTCTTGGATTGAAGGGAGGTTTGAGTAAATCAAACCAGTTACTCACATCACCTgatatagtggcacacacctttaatcccagcacttggagcaGACAGGCCGAGAGCTCTAACATGAAGGATAGCCTGGTTCTACTGTGCtagttcaggatagccagggccacacagagaagcaCTATCTTGAAAAACCAGTCAACCGGTCCAGCACATCATCATAAGAGTGACAGGAgcaaaagagaagcagagaagagagacagaagagctCTCCTGGTCCACGCTAACATGGGTATCTACCCCTTTCCAGGACCCAGAGAAGGGGCCTGTCCCCACTTTCCAGCCGTTCCAGAGGAGCATGTCTGCTGATGAGGACCTACAGGAGGTAATGGTTTCTGTGGGGCCGGGATTGGAGACAAGAAGAGACCCACACACTGTGGACCAACTCCGGCACCAGGGAATCATTTGAattgttctctgtcttttctttccccttagcCATCCAGACGTCCCCAGAGGAAATCTCTGTATGAAAGGTCAGAGAGAGCACCGTTTGGTGTGGGGTCAGAGGCCAGAGTGACTGGAAAGTTCAGGGCTAGAGTGGGAGGAGCCAGCTGCAGAGGCAGTGTTGACTCCACGAGGTTTGGAAGAAGGTCGAGCCCCCTTTGGTCCTTACTGTCTGCCTCTCCCAGCTTTGTGTCTTCTAGTGATCGGCTTCGGGAACTGGGACAAGATGGAGAAGAAGCAGAGGCCCCCGGGGCTGGTGATGGCCCACCTCGAGGCTTTGACTGGAGCTATGAAGAGCATGGTAGTGCCCGCtcctcagcctcccctccccGAAGCCGCAGCAGGGACCGAAGTCATGACCGGAGCCGAGATAGGGACcgggacaaagagagagacagagatcgaGATCGTGACAGAGACCGGgataaagacaaagacagagaccgggatcgagacagagacaaagagcgGGATCGAGACAGAGATCGGGACCGAGATCGGGAACGAGACCGAGAGGGCCCTTTCCGCAGTGAGTGATCTTAGCCAGGGTTTAGGTGGGTCCTGCTAAGTAGAAGGTGAGGTGGACCCAGTAATGACTGTGGTTCCTAACCCACAGGGTCAGACTCATTCCCCGAACGGAGGGCCCCTCGAAAGGGAAACACACTGTATGTGTATGGAGAGGACATGACGCCCACCCTCCTCAGAGGGGCCTTCTCTCCATTTGGAAATATCATCGACCTCTCCATGGACCCACCCAGAAAGTAAGGATGAGCAACATCCTGGGGAGGGAGCTGCCT
Proteins encoded in this region:
- the Nelfe gene encoding negative elongation factor E; its protein translation is MLVIPPGLSEEEEALQKKFNKLKKKKKALLALKKQSSSGPASQGGVKRSLSEQPVVDTATATEQAKQLVKSGAISAIKAETKNSGFKRSRTLEGKLKDPEKGPVPTFQPFQRSMSADEDLQEPSRRPQRKSLYESFVSSSDRLRELGQDGEEAEAPGAGDGPPRGFDWSYEEHGSARSSASPPRSRSRDRSHDRSRDRDRDKERDRDRDRDRDRDKDKDRDRDRDRDKERDRDRDRDRDRERDREGPFRRSDSFPERRAPRKGNTLYVYGEDMTPTLLRGAFSPFGNIIDLSMDPPRNCAFVTYEKMESADQAVAELNGTQVESVQLKVNIARKQPMLDAATGKSVWGSLAVQNSPKGCHRDKRTQIVYSDDL